One region of Aurantimonas sp. HBX-1 genomic DNA includes:
- the bchL gene encoding ferredoxin:protochlorophyllide reductase (ATP-dependent) iron-sulfur ATP-binding protein, whose translation MSALKTTLSLPNALHRREDGEGSVQVRMESSLKIEGALVFAIYGKGGIGKSTTSSNLSVAFSKLGKRVLQIGCDPKHDSTFTLTKRLQPTVIDVLESVNFHAEELQPEDFVFEGYNGVMCVEAGGPPAGTGCGGYVVGQTVKLLKEHHLLEDTDVVIFDVLGDVVCGGFAAPLQHADRALVVTANDFDSIFAMNRIVAAIQAKAKNYDVRLGGVIANRSANTDEIDRFNVAAGLQRVAHFPDLDVIRKSRLKKSTLFEMEASPELEAVQNEYLRLAASLYAGVAPMDGRAMKDRDIFDFLGFE comes from the coding sequence ATGAGCGCGCTGAAGACGACCCTATCGCTGCCGAATGCCCTGCACCGCCGCGAGGACGGCGAGGGCAGCGTCCAGGTGCGGATGGAGAGCAGCCTGAAGATCGAGGGCGCCCTCGTCTTCGCGATCTACGGCAAGGGCGGGATCGGCAAGTCGACGACCTCGTCGAACCTGTCGGTGGCGTTCTCCAAGCTCGGCAAGCGGGTGCTGCAGATCGGCTGCGATCCCAAGCACGATTCCACCTTCACGCTGACCAAGCGGCTGCAGCCGACGGTCATCGACGTGCTGGAATCGGTCAACTTCCACGCCGAGGAACTGCAGCCGGAGGACTTCGTCTTCGAGGGCTACAACGGCGTGATGTGCGTCGAGGCGGGCGGGCCGCCCGCCGGCACCGGCTGCGGCGGCTATGTCGTCGGCCAGACGGTGAAGCTCCTCAAGGAGCATCACCTGCTGGAGGACACCGACGTGGTGATCTTCGACGTGCTCGGCGACGTCGTCTGCGGCGGTTTCGCCGCGCCGCTGCAGCATGCCGACCGGGCGCTCGTCGTCACCGCCAACGATTTCGACTCGATCTTCGCCATGAACCGCATCGTCGCGGCAATCCAGGCCAAAGCCAAGAACTACGACGTCCGGCTCGGTGGCGTGATCGCCAACCGCTCGGCGAACACCGACGAGATCGACCGTTTCAACGTCGCCGCCGGGCTGCAGCGGGTGGCGCATTTCCCCGATCTCGACGTCATCCGCAAGAGCCGGCTGAAGAAGTCGACGCTGTTCGAGATGGAAGCCTCGCCCGAACTGGAGGCGGTCCAGAACGAATATCTGCGTCTCGCCGCCTCACTCTATGCCGGCGTGGCTCCAATGGACGGTCGCGCCATGAAGGACCGCGACATCTTCGATTTCCTGGGGTTCGAATGA
- a CDS encoding BCD family MFS transporter, with protein sequence MSETVRNRFEFGAFTRALMPFADAATTDLPLGRLLRLSLFQVSVGLTLVLLGGTLNRVMAVELGIPLSVIAVAMALPLVSAPARALIGFKSDNHRSYLGWRRVPYIWFGSLIQFGGLTLMPVSLLIIAEDMPGTDGFGEAGMALAFFMVGAGLHTVQTAGLALAMDLAPPEKRPRVVAMLYTTLLLGMFAGAVVIGRLLVDFTPLRLIQILNWSAILTCALTAVAIWKQEPRRRDIGPDTAPPEKPKLREAIASLAAEPGLMRLLVTLAFGTAAFGMQDILLEPYGGEVLGMRVGSTTLLTALFAAGSFAGYLVAARVLARGGNVHVVAAFGLMLGLPGFSAVILSAPFGSVGLFCAGTAGIGLGAGLFSVSMLIAAMAMAGEGRAGLVMGAWGAVQAMALGLAVAIGGFLRDGVGLLADAGWLGAAFSGPAAPYGVVYHFEICLLFITLAALGPLVVPARVKPRPAPSPGFGLADLPN encoded by the coding sequence ATGAGCGAGACCGTGCGCAACCGCTTCGAGTTCGGCGCCTTCACACGGGCGCTGATGCCGTTTGCGGATGCCGCCACCACCGACCTGCCGCTCGGGCGGCTGCTGCGGCTGTCGCTGTTCCAGGTCTCGGTGGGCCTGACGCTGGTACTGCTCGGCGGCACGCTGAACCGGGTGATGGCGGTGGAGCTCGGCATCCCGCTGTCGGTGATCGCGGTGGCGATGGCGCTGCCGCTGGTGTCCGCCCCGGCGCGGGCTTTGATCGGCTTCAAGTCCGACAACCACCGCTCCTATCTCGGCTGGCGGCGCGTGCCGTATATCTGGTTCGGGTCACTGATCCAGTTCGGCGGCCTGACGCTGATGCCGGTGTCGCTGCTGATCATCGCCGAGGACATGCCGGGGACCGACGGTTTCGGCGAGGCCGGCATGGCGCTGGCCTTCTTCATGGTGGGCGCGGGCCTGCACACGGTGCAGACGGCCGGCCTGGCGCTGGCGATGGACCTCGCCCCGCCGGAGAAACGGCCGCGCGTCGTTGCCATGCTCTACACGACGCTGCTGCTCGGCATGTTCGCCGGCGCCGTGGTGATCGGGCGCCTGCTCGTCGACTTCACGCCGCTCCGCCTCATCCAGATCCTCAACTGGTCGGCGATCCTGACCTGCGCGCTGACCGCCGTCGCGATCTGGAAGCAGGAGCCGCGCCGGCGCGATATCGGCCCCGATACCGCGCCGCCCGAAAAGCCGAAGCTGCGCGAGGCAATCGCCTCGCTGGCCGCCGAACCGGGGCTGATGCGTCTGCTGGTGACGCTGGCCTTCGGCACGGCCGCCTTCGGGATGCAGGACATCCTGCTCGAGCCCTATGGCGGCGAGGTTCTCGGCATGCGGGTCGGTTCGACGACGCTGCTGACGGCGCTGTTCGCGGCCGGCAGCTTCGCCGGCTATCTGGTCGCAGCAAGGGTGCTGGCGCGGGGCGGCAACGTCCATGTCGTGGCCGCCTTCGGTCTGATGCTCGGGCTGCCTGGCTTCTCGGCCGTCATCCTCTCGGCGCCGTTCGGGTCGGTCGGCCTGTTCTGCGCCGGCACCGCCGGGATCGGTCTCGGCGCCGGCCTGTTCTCGGTCTCGATGCTGATCGCCGCGATGGCCATGGCCGGCGAAGGCCGCGCCGGTCTCGTCATGGGTGCCTGGGGCGCCGTCCAGGCAATGGCGCTCGGGCTCGCGGTCGCCATCGGCGGCTTCCTGCGCGACGGCGTCGGCCTGCTCGCCGATGCGGGCTGGCTCGGCGCCGCCTTCAGCGGACCGGCCGCCCCCTACGGCGTCGTCTACCATTTCGAGATCTGCCTCTTGTTCATCACGCTTGCCGCGCTGGGTCCGCTGGTCGTTCCGGCCCGGGTCAAGCCGCGGCCGGCCCCGTCGCCCGGCTTCGGCCTGGCCGACCTGCCCAACTGA
- a CDS encoding ferredoxin:protochlorophyllide reductase (ATP-dependent) subunit N, with product MTAVVHPAARADSVAGCADRPVLRERGQREVFCGLTGIVWLHRKIQDAFFLVVGSRTCAHLIQSAAGVMIFAEPRFATAVMEERDLAGLADANEELDRIVSRLVERRPDIKMLFLVGSCPSEVIKLDLSRAAARLSRRYAPDLRILNYSGSGIETTFTQGEDRCLAALVPELPAATTTPQLLVVGALADVVEDQFARLFAAMGLDDVRFLPPRQSRDLPPVGPGTRYLLAQPFLGETARALDERGAMHLPAPFPMGAEGTTKWLKAGADAFGVDPMRFRSATAAAEARARQALAAHRGSLEGRRIFFFPDSQLEIPLARMLSRELGMRLTEIGTPYLHRQHLAEELALLPEDVLLSEGQDVDRQLDRARAERPDLTVCGLGLANPLEAEGLTTKWSIELLFTPIQGYEQAGDLAALFARPFDRQTRLRV from the coding sequence ATGACCGCCGTGGTGCATCCCGCTGCCCGGGCGGACTCCGTCGCCGGCTGTGCCGATCGCCCGGTATTGCGGGAGCGCGGGCAGCGCGAGGTGTTCTGCGGGCTGACGGGCATCGTCTGGCTGCACCGCAAGATCCAGGACGCGTTCTTCCTGGTCGTCGGCTCGCGCACCTGCGCCCATCTCATCCAGTCCGCCGCCGGCGTGATGATCTTCGCCGAGCCGCGCTTCGCCACCGCCGTCATGGAAGAGCGCGACCTTGCGGGCCTCGCCGACGCCAACGAGGAGCTTGACCGCATCGTCTCTCGGCTGGTCGAGCGCCGGCCGGACATCAAGATGCTGTTCCTCGTCGGGTCGTGCCCGTCCGAGGTGATCAAGCTCGACCTGTCGCGCGCGGCCGCCCGCCTGTCGCGCCGATACGCGCCGGACCTGAGGATCCTCAACTATTCCGGCTCCGGCATCGAGACGACCTTCACGCAGGGCGAGGACCGCTGCCTGGCCGCGCTGGTGCCCGAGCTGCCGGCCGCGACCACGACGCCGCAGCTCCTCGTCGTCGGCGCACTCGCCGACGTGGTCGAGGACCAGTTCGCCCGGCTGTTCGCCGCGATGGGCCTCGACGACGTGCGGTTCCTGCCGCCCCGCCAGTCGCGCGACCTGCCGCCGGTCGGGCCGGGGACGCGCTATCTTCTCGCCCAGCCGTTTCTCGGCGAAACCGCCCGCGCGCTCGACGAGCGCGGCGCGATGCATCTGCCGGCGCCGTTCCCGATGGGCGCCGAGGGCACGACGAAATGGCTGAAGGCGGGTGCCGATGCGTTCGGCGTCGACCCGATGCGCTTCCGCTCGGCGACGGCCGCCGCCGAGGCACGAGCCCGGCAAGCGCTCGCCGCCCATCGGGGCAGCCTCGAAGGCCGGCGGATCTTCTTCTTCCCCGACTCGCAGCTGGAAATCCCGCTCGCCCGGATGCTGTCGCGCGAGCTGGGCATGCGCCTCACCGAGATCGGCACGCCTTATCTGCATCGCCAGCATCTGGCCGAGGAACTTGCGCTGCTGCCGGAGGACGTCCTCCTGTCGGAGGGCCAGGATGTCGACCGGCAGCTCGACCGGGCGCGGGCCGAGCGCCCCGACCTCACGGTCTGCGGCCTGGGTCTCGCCAATCCGCTCGAGGCGGAGGGGCTGACGACCAAATGGTCGATCGAACTGCTGTTCACGCCGATCCAGGGCTACGAGCAGGCCGGCGATCTCGCCGCCTTGTTCGCCCGGCCGTTCGATCGGCAGACGCGGCTGCGGGTCTGA
- the puhA gene encoding photosynthetic reaction center subunit H — protein sequence MPLIPFTEQFDIPLLLVFLFFLFFLGLVYYLRSEDKREGYPLESDRTRGTGGRMQVVGFPPMPSPKVFRRSDGSVQLAPRPAREREINAIPAYEFPGAPLLPLGDPLVDGIGPASYAMKEDVPDLTYEGTLKIAPMRSNPEYRIAAGDPDLVGMAVVASDGRVVGTVVDIWLNAAEYFIRYLEVETNLEAGGRRILAPISFADIRNPQRAVHFGSLTLDQFGRVPGLASPDQITLREEDRLNGYFAGGYLYAGTSEKGFLA from the coding sequence ATGCCCCTCATCCCCTTCACCGAGCAGTTCGACATTCCGCTGCTGCTCGTCTTCCTGTTCTTCCTGTTCTTCCTCGGCCTCGTCTACTACCTGCGGTCGGAGGACAAGCGCGAAGGCTACCCGCTGGAATCGGACCGCACGCGCGGCACCGGCGGGCGGATGCAGGTGGTCGGCTTCCCGCCGATGCCGTCCCCCAAGGTTTTCCGGCGCTCCGACGGCTCGGTGCAGCTGGCGCCGCGGCCGGCCCGGGAGCGGGAGATCAATGCCATTCCGGCCTATGAATTTCCCGGCGCGCCGCTGCTGCCGCTGGGCGATCCGCTGGTCGACGGCATCGGTCCCGCCTCCTACGCGATGAAGGAGGACGTGCCGGATCTCACCTACGAGGGCACGCTGAAGATCGCGCCGATGCGGAGCAACCCGGAATACCGGATCGCGGCGGGCGACCCCGACCTCGTCGGCATGGCGGTCGTGGCCTCCGATGGCCGGGTGGTCGGCACGGTCGTCGACATCTGGCTCAACGCGGCGGAATATTTCATCCGCTATCTCGAAGTCGAGACCAATCTGGAGGCCGGCGGCCGCCGCATCCTCGCGCCGATCAGCTTCGCCGATATCCGCAATCCGCAGCGTGCCGTGCATTTCGGATCGCTCACCCTCGACCAGTTCGGCCGCGTGCCGGGGCTCGCCAGTCCCGACCAGATCACCCTGCGCGAGGAAGACCGGCTCAACGGCTACTTCGCCGGCGGCTACCTCTATGCCGGGACGTCAGAGAAAGGATTCCTCGCATGA
- the bchB gene encoding ferredoxin:protochlorophyllide reductase (ATP-dependent) subunit B translates to MQLTVWTYEGPPHVGAMRIATAMEGVHYVLHAPQGDTYADLLFTMIERRDRRPPVTYTTFEARDLGSDTAALFQQTLADAYERFRPEAMLVGASCTAELIQDDPGGLAKAAGLPVPVIALELPSYQRKENWGAAETFYQLVRTLAAPAPEEGSASADRPARQRPLCNILGPTALGFRHRDDLAEIRALLASLGVDVGVVAPLGATPADLARLGEADFNVVLYPEIAGVAAKWLKRTFGQEFTTVVPIGVGATREFIAEIRQLAGIAAGAPLADTRLPWFSRSVDSSYLTGKRVFVFGDATHAMAAARMATEEFGFTLVGLGTYSREFAREVRAVAEAHGLTALITDDYLEVEEAIAALQPELVLGTQMERHIAKRLGIGCAVISAPVHVQDYPARHSPQMGFEGANVLWDTFVHPLVMGLEEHLLGMFRDDFEFNDAARPSHLGAGERVEPVAPAAAQAAAATLEAAGWGADAEAELRKIPFFVRGKARRNTERFAAERGLSEITVETLYDAKAHFSR, encoded by the coding sequence ATGCAACTCACCGTCTGGACCTACGAGGGACCGCCGCATGTCGGGGCGATGCGCATCGCCACCGCGATGGAGGGCGTCCACTACGTCCTGCACGCGCCGCAGGGCGACACCTATGCCGACCTGCTGTTCACGATGATCGAGCGCCGCGACAGGCGCCCGCCGGTCACCTACACGACCTTCGAGGCCCGCGACCTCGGCTCCGACACCGCGGCGCTGTTCCAGCAGACGCTGGCCGACGCCTATGAGCGCTTCCGCCCCGAGGCGATGCTGGTCGGCGCCTCCTGCACGGCCGAGCTGATCCAGGACGATCCGGGCGGTCTCGCCAAGGCGGCCGGCCTGCCGGTGCCGGTGATCGCGCTCGAGCTGCCGTCCTACCAGCGCAAGGAGAACTGGGGCGCGGCGGAGACCTTTTACCAGCTGGTCCGCACGCTCGCCGCGCCGGCGCCGGAAGAGGGATCGGCCTCGGCGGATCGCCCGGCGCGCCAGCGACCGCTCTGCAACATCCTCGGGCCGACGGCGCTCGGCTTCCGGCATCGCGACGATCTCGCCGAGATCCGCGCCTTGCTTGCCTCCCTCGGCGTCGATGTCGGGGTGGTGGCGCCGCTCGGCGCGACGCCGGCGGACCTCGCCAGGCTCGGCGAGGCGGATTTCAACGTCGTCCTCTATCCGGAGATCGCCGGCGTCGCCGCAAAATGGCTGAAGCGGACCTTCGGCCAGGAATTCACCACGGTCGTACCGATTGGCGTCGGCGCGACACGCGAGTTCATCGCCGAGATCCGCCAGCTGGCCGGCATTGCCGCCGGGGCGCCGCTCGCCGACACCCGGCTGCCGTGGTTCTCGCGCTCGGTCGATTCCAGCTACCTCACCGGCAAGCGCGTCTTCGTCTTCGGGGACGCGACACATGCCATGGCCGCGGCCCGGATGGCGACCGAGGAATTCGGCTTCACCCTCGTCGGACTGGGCACCTACTCGCGCGAGTTCGCGCGCGAGGTGAGGGCGGTCGCCGAGGCGCACGGGCTGACGGCGCTGATCACCGACGACTATCTCGAGGTCGAGGAGGCGATCGCGGCGCTGCAGCCCGAGCTCGTGCTCGGCACGCAGATGGAGCGCCACATCGCCAAGCGGCTGGGCATCGGCTGCGCGGTCATCTCGGCGCCGGTCCATGTCCAGGACTATCCGGCCCGCCATTCGCCGCAGATGGGCTTCGAGGGCGCCAACGTCCTCTGGGACACTTTCGTGCATCCGCTGGTCATGGGGCTCGAGGAGCACCTGCTCGGCATGTTCCGCGACGATTTCGAGTTCAACGACGCGGCGCGCCCGTCGCATCTCGGCGCCGGCGAACGGGTCGAGCCCGTCGCGCCGGCCGCGGCGCAGGCAGCGGCGGCGACGCTGGAAGCCGCCGGCTGGGGCGCGGATGCCGAGGCCGAACTTCGCAAGATCCCCTTCTTCGTGCGCGGGAAGGCCCGCCGCAACACCGAACGCTTCGCAGCCGAGCGTGGTCTGTCAGAGATCACCGTGGAGACGCTCTATGACGCCAAAGCCCATTTCAGCCGCTGA
- a CDS encoding magnesium chelatase subunit H, translating to MTPKPISAADPAAARGGDVAIRMVIVTLDGHVAGAVAAARQKLRRELPGLELAVHAATDWNRDPAALGRCLADIAAADIVFAGMLFLEDHILPVLPALQARRDHCDAMVCAMSGAEIVRLTRLGRFDMSARSGGAMSLLKRLRGARKTKGEGSGARQMAMLRRLPKILRFIPGTAQDVRAYFLMLQYWLAGSDENIANMVRYLVSRYASGPRAVLRDRVCPGEPHVYPDVGLYHPRLRDRMAVRLQSLPPSEGEAGTVGLLVMRSYVLSGDTGHYDGVIAALEARGLRVIAAYASGLDSRPAIDAYFKRDGKPTIDAMVSLTGFSLVGGPAYNDARAAEEALAGLDVPFISAQAVEFQSLDEWRVSPAGLTPVESTIMVAIPEIDGATGTMLFGGRAVIPGSDGHRAMTAEPDRADMLARRVAKLIALRRRPKADRRIAITIFNFPPNAGSVGTAAYLSVFASLFNTLKALKADGYDVRLPAGVDALRDSILFGNAAQYGAQANVHARIRADDHVRREPHLAEIEAQWGPAPGRQQSDGASIFVLGQGFGNVFVGVQPAFGYEGDPMRLLFEKSFAPTHAFSAYYRWLREEFRADAVLHFGTHGALEFMPGKQVGLSSACWPDRLIQDLPNIYLYAANNPSEGTIAKRRAAATLVSHLTPPVAHAGLYRGLVDLKATIERWRQTAPDAAAERMGLAETIGAQAVELDLVKVGDDGQAEAFDVEALRLAVAELETTLIPHGLHVVGETVADAERLDLLSAVAEMALGREPDRTALALLSAGDEGAALAACLKSDGTEPALAADTIASLIRLDTDLRCDTELTALLAALDGRFIRPVAGGDLLRSPQIVPTGRNVHGFDPFRIPSAFAVADGRRQADRILSRHAAGGHALPEKIAIVLWGTDNLKSEGSPLAQALALMGATPRYDGFGRLAGADLVPLELLGRPRIDVLITLSGIFRDLLPLQSKLLAEAAFLAASADEPLEQNFVRKHALAYAEETGCDFETAALRVFSNADGAYGSNVNMLVDSGAWSEEGELAAAYTRRKCFAVDRKGRTGEQAALLKASFARVEMTYQNLESVELGVTTIDHYFDTLGGISRAATEARGSSVPVYIGDQTRGEGKVRSLEEQVALETRTRTLNPKWVEAMLAHGYEGVRQIESHVTNTLGWSATTGQVSPWVYKRLAETFVLDPAMRERLAALNPTASARMVDRLIEAHERRYWLPSDAELDALREAGDELEDRLEGIKPMEAAA from the coding sequence ATGACGCCAAAGCCCATTTCAGCCGCTGACCCGGCTGCGGCGCGCGGCGGCGACGTCGCCATCCGCATGGTCATCGTGACGCTCGACGGGCACGTCGCCGGGGCCGTGGCGGCGGCGCGGCAGAAGCTGCGGCGGGAACTGCCGGGGCTGGAGCTCGCGGTCCACGCCGCCACCGACTGGAACCGCGATCCGGCAGCCCTCGGCCGCTGCCTCGCCGATATCGCCGCCGCCGACATCGTCTTTGCCGGCATGCTGTTCCTGGAAGACCACATCCTGCCGGTGCTGCCGGCGCTGCAGGCCCGCCGCGACCATTGCGACGCCATGGTCTGCGCCATGTCCGGCGCCGAAATCGTCCGGCTGACGCGGCTCGGCCGCTTCGACATGAGCGCCCGGAGCGGCGGCGCGATGTCGCTGCTCAAGCGGCTGCGCGGGGCCCGCAAGACCAAGGGAGAGGGGTCCGGCGCCCGGCAGATGGCGATGCTGCGCCGGCTGCCCAAGATCCTCCGCTTCATCCCCGGCACCGCCCAAGATGTGCGGGCCTATTTCCTGATGCTGCAATACTGGCTGGCGGGATCGGACGAGAACATCGCCAACATGGTCCGCTACCTCGTCAGCCGCTATGCCAGCGGGCCGCGTGCCGTGCTGCGCGACCGGGTGTGCCCGGGCGAGCCGCATGTCTATCCGGATGTCGGCCTCTACCATCCGCGGCTGCGCGACCGCATGGCGGTGCGGCTGCAGAGCCTGCCGCCCTCGGAGGGCGAGGCGGGAACGGTCGGCCTCCTGGTGATGCGCTCCTACGTCCTATCCGGCGACACCGGCCACTATGACGGGGTGATCGCGGCGCTGGAGGCGCGCGGGCTGCGGGTCATCGCGGCCTATGCCAGCGGGCTGGATTCGCGTCCCGCCATCGACGCCTATTTCAAGCGCGACGGCAAGCCGACCATCGACGCGATGGTGTCGCTGACCGGCTTCTCGCTGGTCGGCGGCCCGGCCTACAACGACGCGCGGGCGGCCGAGGAAGCGCTGGCCGGGCTCGACGTGCCGTTCATCTCGGCCCAGGCCGTCGAGTTCCAGTCGCTGGACGAATGGCGTGTCTCGCCCGCCGGGCTCACACCGGTGGAATCGACGATCATGGTGGCGATTCCGGAGATCGACGGGGCCACCGGCACGATGCTGTTCGGCGGCCGCGCCGTCATCCCCGGCTCCGACGGGCACCGCGCGATGACCGCCGAGCCGGACCGCGCCGACATGCTGGCGCGCCGGGTGGCCAAGCTGATCGCGCTCCGCCGCCGGCCCAAGGCGGACCGGCGGATCGCCATCACCATCTTCAACTTCCCGCCGAATGCCGGCAGCGTCGGCACCGCCGCCTATCTGTCGGTCTTCGCGTCGCTGTTCAACACGCTGAAGGCGCTGAAGGCGGACGGCTACGACGTCAGGCTGCCGGCCGGCGTCGACGCGCTGCGCGACTCGATCCTGTTCGGCAATGCCGCGCAGTACGGGGCGCAGGCCAACGTCCATGCCCGCATCAGAGCCGACGACCACGTGCGGCGTGAGCCGCATCTGGCCGAGATCGAGGCGCAGTGGGGACCGGCGCCGGGGCGCCAGCAATCGGACGGCGCGTCGATCTTCGTGCTCGGCCAGGGCTTCGGCAACGTCTTCGTCGGGGTGCAGCCGGCCTTCGGCTACGAGGGCGACCCGATGCGGCTCCTGTTCGAGAAGAGCTTCGCGCCGACGCACGCCTTCTCGGCCTATTACCGCTGGCTGCGCGAGGAATTCCGCGCCGACGCGGTGCTGCATTTCGGCACCCATGGCGCGCTGGAGTTCATGCCCGGCAAGCAGGTGGGCCTGTCCTCGGCCTGCTGGCCGGACCGGCTGATCCAGGACCTGCCGAACATCTATCTCTATGCTGCCAACAACCCGTCGGAGGGCACGATCGCCAAGCGCCGCGCCGCCGCGACGCTGGTCTCGCACCTGACGCCGCCGGTGGCCCATGCCGGGCTCTATCGCGGCCTCGTCGACCTCAAGGCGACGATCGAGCGCTGGCGCCAGACGGCGCCCGATGCCGCCGCCGAGCGGATGGGCCTTGCCGAGACGATCGGCGCGCAGGCGGTCGAACTCGACCTTGTGAAGGTCGGCGACGACGGCCAGGCCGAGGCTTTCGACGTCGAGGCGCTGCGGCTGGCGGTGGCCGAGCTGGAGACGACGCTGATCCCGCATGGCCTGCATGTCGTCGGCGAGACCGTCGCCGATGCCGAGCGGCTCGATCTGCTGTCGGCGGTCGCCGAGATGGCGCTCGGCAGGGAGCCCGATCGTACCGCGTTGGCGCTGCTGTCGGCCGGCGACGAAGGCGCGGCGCTCGCCGCCTGCCTCAAGAGCGATGGCACCGAGCCGGCCCTGGCGGCCGATACGATCGCCTCGCTCATCCGGCTCGATACCGATCTGCGCTGCGACACCGAGCTGACGGCTTTGCTGGCGGCGCTCGACGGGCGGTTCATCCGGCCGGTGGCGGGCGGTGACCTGCTGCGCTCGCCGCAGATCGTGCCGACCGGCCGCAACGTCCACGGCTTCGACCCCTTCCGCATTCCCAGCGCCTTCGCCGTCGCCGACGGCCGGCGCCAGGCGGACCGCATCCTCTCCCGCCATGCCGCCGGCGGCCATGCGCTGCCGGAGAAGATCGCCATCGTCCTGTGGGGCACCGACAACCTCAAGAGCGAGGGCAGCCCGCTCGCCCAGGCGCTGGCGCTGATGGGCGCGACGCCGCGTTATGACGGGTTCGGCCGGCTTGCCGGCGCCGACCTCGTGCCGCTGGAGCTTCTCGGCCGGCCGCGGATCGACGTGCTGATCACCCTGTCGGGCATCTTCCGCGACCTGCTGCCGCTGCAGTCCAAGCTGCTGGCCGAGGCGGCCTTCCTCGCCGCTTCGGCGGACGAGCCGCTGGAGCAGAACTTCGTCCGCAAGCATGCGCTCGCCTATGCCGAGGAGACCGGCTGCGACTTCGAGACCGCGGCGCTGCGCGTCTTCTCCAATGCCGACGGCGCCTACGGCTCGAACGTCAACATGCTGGTCGATTCCGGCGCCTGGTCGGAGGAGGGCGAACTCGCCGCCGCCTATACCCGCCGCAAGTGCTTCGCGGTGGACCGCAAGGGCCGCACCGGCGAACAGGCGGCGCTGCTGAAGGCGTCCTTCGCGCGGGTCGAGATGACCTACCAGAACCTCGAATCGGTGGAACTCGGCGTCACCACGATCGACCACTACTTCGATACGCTGGGCGGCATCAGCCGCGCCGCCACCGAGGCGCGCGGCAGCAGCGTGCCGGTCTATATCGGCGACCAGACCCGCGGCGAGGGCAAGGTCCGCAGCCTAGAGGAGCAGGTGGCGCTCGAGACCCGCACGCGGACGCTCAACCCGAAATGGGTCGAGGCGATGCTCGCCCATGGCTACGAGGGCGTGCGCCAGATCGAGAGCCACGTGACCAACACGCTCGGCTGGTCGGCGACGACCGGCCAGGTTAGCCCCTGGGTCTACAAGCGGCTCGCCGAGACCTTCGTGCTCGATCCCGCCATGCGCGAGCGCCTGGCGGCGCTGAATCCCACCGCGTCGGCCCGGATGGTCGACCGGCTGATCGAGGCGCACGAGCGCCGCTACTGGCTGCCCAGCGACGCCGAGCTCGACGCGCTGCGGGAAGCCGGCGACGAACTCGAGGACCGGCTCGAGGGCATCAAACCCATGGAGGCGGCCGCATGA
- the bchM gene encoding magnesium protoporphyrin IX methyltransferase, with protein sequence MTGAATYETRRGEIETYFDRTAAETWKRLTSDAKLGRIRASVRAGRDAMREALLALLPADLSGRRILDAGCGTGALSIEAARRGAEVVAIDLSPTLVAHAAAQAAEAGLGGRIRFIAGDMLDGSVGRFDHVVLMDSLIHYDAPDAVAALATLAMRADGSIVFTVAPKTPALTLMHMAGRFFPRADRAPSIVPIEAGRLAAGIEAHPALAGWDVGRDVRITSLFYKSHARELVRA encoded by the coding sequence ATGACCGGCGCGGCGACATACGAGACGCGGCGCGGCGAGATCGAAACCTATTTCGATCGCACCGCCGCCGAGACGTGGAAGCGGCTGACCTCGGACGCCAAGCTCGGGCGCATCCGCGCCAGCGTGCGGGCCGGGCGGGACGCCATGCGGGAGGCGCTGCTGGCGCTGCTGCCGGCTGACCTTTCCGGCCGCCGGATCCTCGATGCCGGCTGCGGCACCGGCGCCCTGTCCATCGAGGCAGCGCGGCGCGGCGCGGAAGTGGTGGCCATCGACTTGTCGCCGACGCTGGTCGCGCATGCTGCCGCGCAGGCGGCGGAGGCCGGCCTCGGCGGGCGCATCCGCTTCATCGCCGGCGACATGCTCGACGGGTCGGTTGGACGCTTCGACCACGTCGTCCTGATGGATTCGCTGATCCATTACGACGCTCCCGACGCCGTGGCGGCGCTCGCCACGCTGGCGATGCGGGCGGACGGCTCGATCGTCTTCACCGTCGCCCCGAAGACGCCGGCGCTGACGCTGATGCACATGGCCGGGCGGTTTTTCCCCCGCGCCGACCGCGCGCCGTCCATCGTGCCGATCGAAGCCGGCCGCCTTGCCGCCGGGATCGAGGCGCATCCGGCGCTGGCCGGCTGGGACGTCGGCCGCGACGTCCGGATCACCAGTCTCTTCTACAAGAGCCATGCACGGGAGCTCGTCCGGGCATGA